In a single window of the Aridibaculum aurantiacum genome:
- a CDS encoding SRPBCC family protein: MSSINISRSFEVPVEKLFAAWTEPALLKQWWKPLGNQLKDVVNDLNESGTVRYEFQDGLVIKGKYETVKPTEILVYTWKWSLQEAAVDDSNYKLHIHFSQEGTGSIIKIEQEGFETEEHVKPHTKGWEEGLDQLAAFVQQQSEGGSGDGEQHEVGKPPVTGYNETPEQQKVGGG; encoded by the coding sequence ATGTCATCCATAAACATAAGTAGATCATTTGAGGTGCCTGTTGAGAAACTGTTTGCTGCCTGGACCGAACCGGCATTATTAAAACAATGGTGGAAACCATTGGGTAATCAACTAAAAGACGTGGTGAATGACCTGAACGAGTCAGGAACAGTTCGATATGAATTTCAGGACGGGCTGGTAATAAAAGGGAAATATGAAACAGTGAAGCCCACCGAAATACTTGTATACACCTGGAAGTGGAGCTTACAAGAGGCTGCCGTTGATGATTCTAACTATAAATTGCATATTCATTTCAGCCAGGAAGGAACAGGAAGTATAATAAAAATAGAACAGGAAGGATTTGAAACGGAAGAACATGTAAAGCCTCATACAAAAGGTTGGGAGGAAGGCCTTGATCAACTGGCAGCGTTTGTACAACAACAAAGTGAAGGTGGAAGCGGTGATGGGGAACAACATGAAGTTGGCAAGCCTCCTGTGACAGGTTATAATGAAACGCCCGAACAACAAAAAGTGGGAGGAGGATAA
- a CDS encoding YwbE family protein: MDGTIRANIKPGMLVNIVLKKDQRTGTLTEGIVKDLLTSAPKHHRGIKVRLEDGQIGRVQEILEEE, encoded by the coding sequence ATGGACGGAACAATAAGAGCGAATATAAAACCAGGAATGTTGGTAAATATTGTACTAAAGAAAGATCAGCGTACAGGCACACTTACAGAAGGTATTGTAAAGGATCTGCTCACCAGTGCTCCCAAGCACCACCGCGGCATAAAAGTGCGTTTAGAAGATGGACAAATAGGAAGGGTGCAGGAGATCCTGGAGGAGGAATAG
- a CDS encoding LytR/AlgR family response regulator transcription factor yields MKAIAIDDEPIALTIIQSHASKVPFINLVATFTDAFEAMEYLQKENVDLLFLDIKMPDISGIEFLNSLRKKPLVIFTTAYTEHAVTSFELDAVDYLLKPFSLARFLKGCNKAFELYNYRNGPETEDFIYLKTGYEQVKVMYDDILYLEATGNYVTFVTKEKNVLSRITFAEAANLLPHDKFTRIHRSFIVSTNKIDKLERNQVTIGKALLPVSEAYYDQLSAALKK; encoded by the coding sequence ATGAAAGCTATAGCCATAGATGACGAACCAATAGCACTTACTATCATACAATCGCATGCTTCCAAGGTGCCTTTTATCAACCTGGTGGCCACCTTCACCGATGCGTTTGAAGCGATGGAATACCTGCAAAAGGAGAATGTTGACCTGCTTTTTCTTGATATAAAAATGCCTGATATATCCGGTATTGAATTCTTAAACAGCCTGCGTAAAAAGCCACTCGTTATATTCACTACAGCGTATACCGAGCATGCAGTTACAAGCTTTGAATTGGATGCTGTTGATTACCTGCTAAAGCCATTTTCATTAGCGCGTTTTCTGAAAGGATGTAACAAAGCATTTGAATTGTACAACTATAGAAACGGCCCGGAAACAGAAGATTTCATTTACCTGAAAACGGGATACGAACAGGTGAAAGTGATGTATGATGACATCTTGTATTTAGAGGCAACAGGCAACTATGTCACCTTTGTTACCAAAGAAAAAAACGTTCTGTCACGCATAACATTTGCTGAAGCAGCCAACCTGCTACCACACGATAAGTTCACCAGGATCCATAGATCTTTTATAGTGAGCACCAATAAAATAGATAAGCTGGAACGAAACCAGGTGACAATTGGCAAAGCGCTGTTACCAGTAAGCGAGGCTTACTATGATCAGCTGTCGGCTGCGCTGAAGAAATAG
- a CDS encoding DUF808 domain-containing protein — protein MASGFFALLDDISALVKASAASIDDVPAQVAKTTGKVSGIVIDDTAVTPKYVVGLDPSRELSIIFRIAKKSLFNKLLILSPAALLLGYFAPWVITPVLMLGGAYLCFEGYEKVHSMFSKHHAADVEVENVKVITPEELEKERVTGAVRTDIILSAEIMAIAYSQVTDQPFVNQVVVMLAVAIFITVAVYGFVGLIVKADDIGVHLAQERFNPTTRKFGRGIVTFMPHFLRFLSYVGTAAMLWVGAEIIAHGIPFTSHLLHVIEESLAHLPVVAWAVKALSCAIAGLLVGFLVEKLVILLKPLFKKKKPGAVAE, from the coding sequence ATGGCTTCAGGTTTTTTTGCTCTATTAGATGATATATCAGCATTGGTGAAAGCAAGCGCCGCTAGTATAGATGATGTGCCTGCACAGGTGGCAAAAACTACAGGGAAAGTGTCGGGGATAGTGATAGATGACACCGCTGTTACACCTAAGTATGTTGTAGGCCTCGATCCATCAAGGGAGCTTTCTATCATTTTTCGCATAGCCAAAAAGTCGTTGTTCAATAAACTGCTTATCCTAAGTCCTGCTGCATTGTTACTTGGTTATTTTGCGCCGTGGGTTATCACTCCTGTGCTGATGTTGGGTGGTGCCTACTTATGTTTTGAAGGCTACGAAAAGGTGCATTCAATGTTTAGCAAGCACCATGCTGCGGATGTGGAAGTAGAAAACGTGAAAGTGATAACGCCGGAAGAATTGGAGAAAGAACGTGTGACGGGTGCTGTACGCACTGATATCATTTTATCAGCAGAAATAATGGCAATTGCTTATAGCCAGGTTACTGACCAGCCGTTTGTAAACCAAGTAGTGGTGATGCTGGCGGTAGCAATTTTTATAACTGTCGCGGTGTATGGGTTTGTAGGACTAATTGTAAAAGCGGATGATATAGGTGTACACCTGGCGCAGGAAAGATTCAACCCTACTACGCGTAAGTTCGGGCGTGGTATCGTTACGTTCATGCCGCATTTTCTAAGGTTCTTGAGTTATGTGGGTACAGCAGCAATGTTATGGGTAGGCGCCGAAATCATTGCGCATGGCATACCTTTTACCAGTCACCTGCTACACGTTATAGAAGAATCCTTAGCGCACCTGCCTGTAGTTGCATGGGCTGTAAAAGCCTTGTCCTGTGCTATTGCAGGTTTGCTGGTTGGTTTTCTGGTAGAGAAGTTAGTGATCCTGCTAAAGCCCTTATTCAAAAAGAAAAAACCTGGTGCAGTTGCCGAGTGA
- a CDS encoding TonB-dependent receptor, which produces MKLTTQLFYFFLFLLPTLVSAQNAGSITGSVTNGTTLKSIGAATVLVKEVGNATTTDSLGRYRVQGIAPGAYTITVSAIGYDSLSKFNIVVTSGNENEVSFELLPVSAQLQGVVVSTRRQVAKVATLETPLSVQRLTTEEIKAFPGGNFDISKVVQSLPGVGGGASTGGGPRNDIIIRGGAPNENVYYLDGIEIPVINHFSTQGSAGGPQGILNVSFIEDVKLSSSAFDARFDNALSGVFEFKQKQGNPNRVQGNVRLSASELAATLEGPLNNKKNLTFLASARRSYLQVLFKLIDLPIRPNYWDFQYKITYKPDAKSTLTFLGIGAIDEFSFVAPKEPTPEKLYTLESVPNVNQWNYTGGVSYKRSLNNGILNIAISRNAFDNALVKYDNNDESSSSNLRLNTAFRETENKVRADISTTVSGWKTTYGIMTQLVQYQTSSFIRRRAALVDNNGSIVQPADIINFASGLDFWKYGAFVQVGKRFFEERLGISAGLRTDMNSFTTNGTNALATLSPRIAFSYLLSDKVTLNASAGSYTKIPPYTILGFQSNNGAFANRNSDYLVSTHYVTGVEYLPVPTTRFTVEAFYKHYNNAPISVKDGISLSNQGAGFGFIGNEAVVTNGKGNSYGVELFAQQKLTQRFFGTASYTFFYSRYTNADGKYAPSAWDSRHLLSLVGGYKFNRNWELGLKYRFQGGNPYTPYDEVASRANYLSLGRGIEDNARFNTLRLGNFSASDIRIDKKWNFRKLTLDVYLDITNWWAAKAPAVDSYTFKRNANNTAFETTDGQPVQLNGSNAIPVRIDNASAFTLPTIGFIVEF; this is translated from the coding sequence ATGAAACTAACAACGCAGCTTTTTTACTTCTTCCTGTTCTTACTACCTACACTGGTTTCCGCTCAAAATGCCGGGAGCATTACAGGCTCCGTTACCAATGGCACGACGCTTAAATCTATAGGTGCAGCAACAGTTTTGGTTAAAGAAGTTGGTAATGCTACCACTACAGACTCTCTTGGTAGGTACCGGGTGCAGGGCATAGCACCAGGAGCATATACCATTACAGTTTCTGCTATAGGATACGATAGCCTCAGCAAATTCAATATTGTAGTAACAAGTGGTAATGAGAACGAAGTATCATTTGAACTGCTGCCTGTATCAGCACAACTACAAGGTGTGGTGGTGAGTACACGGAGACAGGTAGCCAAAGTGGCTACGCTGGAAACTCCTTTGAGTGTACAGCGCCTGACCACTGAAGAGATCAAAGCTTTCCCTGGAGGGAACTTTGACATTAGCAAAGTAGTGCAATCACTGCCAGGTGTAGGCGGAGGTGCCAGTACCGGCGGCGGACCCAGGAATGATATCATAATCAGGGGCGGTGCACCCAATGAGAATGTTTATTACCTGGATGGAATAGAGATACCGGTGATCAATCACTTTAGCACGCAGGGAAGCGCAGGTGGACCGCAAGGCATTTTAAATGTTTCTTTTATAGAAGATGTAAAGCTTAGCAGCAGTGCATTTGATGCCCGGTTCGATAATGCGCTGAGTGGTGTATTTGAATTCAAACAAAAACAAGGCAATCCAAACCGTGTTCAGGGTAACGTAAGATTGAGTGCATCTGAACTGGCTGCCACACTGGAAGGTCCGCTGAACAATAAGAAGAACCTGACCTTTCTTGCTTCTGCCCGCAGGAGTTATTTGCAGGTACTGTTCAAGCTGATCGACCTGCCTATCCGACCCAACTATTGGGACTTTCAGTACAAAATAACGTACAAGCCTGATGCGAAAAGTACCCTTACATTTTTAGGTATAGGTGCTATAGATGAATTTTCGTTCGTAGCGCCTAAAGAACCGACACCCGAGAAACTATACACATTAGAAAGCGTTCCTAATGTGAACCAGTGGAATTACACCGGTGGTGTTTCTTACAAAAGATCTCTGAACAATGGCATATTGAATATAGCTATAAGCAGGAATGCCTTCGACAATGCTTTGGTGAAATATGATAACAACGATGAGTCATCATCTTCTAACCTTAGGCTAAACACTGCCTTTCGTGAAACGGAGAATAAAGTACGCGCCGACATCAGCACAACAGTGAGTGGATGGAAAACAACTTACGGAATAATGACGCAGCTGGTGCAATATCAAACTTCCTCCTTCATCAGGCGGAGAGCTGCTCTTGTTGACAACAATGGAAGCATTGTACAACCTGCCGATATTATCAATTTCGCATCTGGTCTTGACTTTTGGAAGTATGGTGCATTTGTCCAGGTGGGTAAACGTTTTTTTGAAGAACGACTGGGTATTAGTGCAGGACTGCGTACTGACATGAATTCATTTACTACCAACGGAACTAATGCATTGGCTACTCTATCGCCACGTATAGCATTTAGCTATTTACTATCAGATAAGGTTACATTGAATGCAAGTGCAGGCAGCTATACCAAGATACCACCGTACACAATTTTAGGTTTTCAAAGTAACAACGGCGCTTTCGCTAACAGAAATAGTGACTACCTCGTTAGCACCCATTATGTAACAGGTGTAGAATATTTACCTGTACCAACTACGCGCTTTACTGTGGAAGCTTTTTATAAGCATTACAATAATGCACCCATTTCTGTAAAAGATGGCATTAGCCTCAGCAACCAGGGAGCAGGATTTGGCTTTATAGGAAATGAAGCGGTGGTAACCAATGGAAAGGGCAACAGCTATGGCGTGGAGCTGTTTGCACAGCAAAAACTTACGCAGCGTTTCTTTGGCACCGCTAGTTATACCTTTTTTTATAGCCGCTATACCAATGCTGATGGTAAATATGCACCGAGTGCCTGGGACAGCCGGCATTTGCTGAGCCTGGTTGGAGGCTATAAGTTCAACCGCAACTGGGAATTGGGATTGAAGTACCGCTTCCAGGGAGGAAATCCGTATACACCATATGATGAAGTGGCCAGCCGCGCCAACTACCTTTCCCTTGGGCGAGGTATAGAAGATAACGCACGCTTCAATACACTGCGGTTAGGCAACTTTAGCGCAAGCGATATTCGCATTGACAAAAAGTGGAATTTCAGGAAGTTGACACTTGATGTATACCTTGACATTACCAACTGGTGGGCAGCAAAGGCACCTGCGGTTGATTCATACACCTTTAAACGCAACGCGAACAATACTGCTTTTGAAACCACCGATGGTCAGCCAGTACAGTTGAATGGCAGCAATGCAATACCTGTAAGGATTGATAATGCAAGTGCCTTCACCTTGCCTACCATTGGATTTATTGTAGAGTTTTAG
- a CDS encoding sensor histidine kinase: MTDINKRRENIIRFEFWAITTLYVFFLFFWIMENATGNEEYYTKYKDLFSKAGLPFNYHLQLFLPTLVDYLSWYAAFWVINFFLVPKIVAKDKTLKHLFFVGLLFLGVAAIDFGSDCLRLAYLYPQSKDSAATTLTILENVAMETFQFVVLVVIYTMLKYTALYFITQRKATEGKYRSIQRNGTDALVLWLMSMFILAIAEAGHGFLVGWGLVAPLGILLYMYSSYTLIPAALKKRRPSVYYMVRVVLLMIILFFPLFLFAVLTTRSEDLATSIASLNVTIQILITAPLSWVLYKRQQKGREEIHVLEKELTQSTASLDFLRSQINPHFLFNALNNIYGMAIMENAERTSEAVQKLSDMMRFMLQENMQERIPLSSEINYLNNYIGLQNLRTDANPRVQVETQIQETEAVYHVAPMLLIPFVENAFKHGISFREASRISISLEVKNDTLYFDVYNTIHPKSANDPEKFKSGIGLENVRQRLQLLYPNKHELTIRETSKEYFVHLILQLA, translated from the coding sequence ATGACCGATATAAATAAAAGAAGAGAGAATATTATCCGTTTTGAATTTTGGGCAATCACCACGCTATATGTTTTTTTCCTGTTTTTCTGGATAATGGAAAACGCTACGGGCAATGAAGAATATTATACCAAGTACAAAGACTTGTTCAGCAAAGCAGGTCTTCCGTTCAATTATCATCTTCAACTGTTCTTACCTACACTTGTAGATTACCTTTCGTGGTATGCGGCTTTCTGGGTCATCAACTTTTTCCTGGTTCCTAAAATAGTAGCGAAGGACAAAACTCTTAAGCACCTGTTCTTTGTCGGGCTTCTTTTTCTCGGTGTTGCAGCTATTGATTTTGGCTCAGATTGCTTACGGTTGGCTTACTTATATCCACAGAGCAAAGACAGTGCAGCAACTACTTTGACTATCCTGGAAAATGTGGCCATGGAGACTTTCCAGTTTGTCGTACTGGTAGTGATCTATACGATGCTGAAATACACAGCGCTTTATTTTATTACTCAACGAAAAGCTACTGAAGGTAAATACAGGTCAATACAGCGCAACGGAACAGATGCACTTGTGCTCTGGCTGATGAGCATGTTTATTTTAGCTATTGCCGAAGCTGGCCATGGATTTCTTGTGGGTTGGGGGCTGGTGGCTCCACTTGGTATTTTGCTTTACATGTATTCCTCTTATACACTGATACCTGCTGCATTAAAAAAACGCAGGCCTTCGGTTTATTACATGGTGAGGGTTGTGTTGCTGATGATTATCTTATTCTTTCCATTGTTCCTTTTTGCTGTTCTTACCACAAGAAGCGAAGACCTGGCAACCTCCATTGCATCTCTGAATGTTACTATACAAATATTGATCACTGCGCCACTTTCGTGGGTGCTGTACAAACGACAACAAAAAGGTCGCGAAGAGATTCATGTATTGGAAAAAGAACTGACACAGTCAACCGCTAGCCTTGATTTTCTTCGTTCGCAGATCAACCCGCATTTCTTATTCAATGCACTAAATAATATTTATGGAATGGCCATCATGGAAAATGCAGAACGAACCAGTGAAGCTGTTCAAAAGCTATCGGACATGATGCGTTTTATGCTGCAGGAAAATATGCAGGAACGCATACCGCTTTCAAGCGAAATCAATTACCTGAACAATTACATCGGCCTTCAAAACCTGCGGACGGATGCTAATCCTAGGGTGCAGGTAGAAACACAGATACAAGAAACCGAAGCCGTTTACCATGTAGCACCTATGCTGCTCATACCTTTTGTAGAAAATGCATTCAAGCACGGCATCAGTTTTCGCGAAGCATCGCGCATTAGCATAAGCCTGGAAGTGAAAAATGATACACTTTACTTTGATGTGTATAATACCATTCATCCAAAGTCGGCAAACGACCCGGAAAAATTCAAGAGCGGCATTGGTTTAGAAAACGTGCGCCAGCGGTTACAACTATTGTATCCAAACAAGCACGAATTGACTATAAGAGAGACCAGCAAAGAATACTTTGTTCATCTTATCTTACAGCTTGCATAA
- a CDS encoding TonB-dependent receptor domain-containing protein — protein MQLIKHATILLLACISMGHSSFAQSAGKISGTILANGEKAIGATVALLNVKDSSLVKRTATNNLGEFVFEQVAEGKYRVGATAVGFQKVMSPMIEITSQQKTIAVPAITLTPAASKLNDVKVTTNRPMIEQRIDRTIINVEAAITNAGSSAFEVLEKAPGVSIDREGNISLKGKEGVLVMVDGRPTEMAAADLANMLRNMNASQLDQIEIMTNPPARYDAAGNAGIINIKTKKIVTAGYNGTGSVNYMQGRYPKANTGFNFNYREQKVNVFANFGHNYRKSYEDNTIRRNIRNSSNNIINFFDLEANKITEANGFSSKVGIDFFVDKKTTVGLAVNGATNHNTLSNFNNTNIYTASKELESITTASGANTNNWNRISTNLFFRRVLNKKGSEISGDVDFIDHRSKFSMDMVNNYPYNNGSGQTTADTLLGNLPQNVQVYSGRIDYSLPFGKNSKLEAGAKSSIVRTDNNAQYDSLQNGALLRDINRSNHFIYQENINAAYVNVVQPISKKLNAQLGLRLENTNATGRQLTTGKDFDRHYTQLFPTAYLQYKLNDKHTLAANLGRRVQRPNYQSLNPFIRFIDRYTYSEGNPNLRPSVSNNVEFTHMFKNMFTTTLNYTATNDIINSVLEQQGREVYHRPTNIASLRQVGIAVNANNNITKWWSSNIMVNAFYNRYKGVVNNNAVDLSATSCILMAMQQFKLSKTVSAELSGRYRTGWLEGIFEAQPLGIVWAGVSKQVMKNQGTVRLTVRDIFHSQVFKGTARYSNVDVFMQEVNDTRMVMLGFTYRFSKGKKVAPVKRTAGSANEEEGRIEQ, from the coding sequence ATGCAATTAATTAAACACGCTACTATTCTTTTACTCGCTTGTATAAGTATGGGGCATTCAAGTTTCGCACAAAGCGCAGGAAAAATTTCTGGAACCATATTGGCCAATGGTGAGAAAGCCATTGGTGCTACAGTGGCTTTGCTCAATGTAAAAGATTCTTCATTAGTAAAGCGAACGGCTACAAACAATCTTGGCGAGTTTGTTTTTGAACAGGTAGCCGAAGGAAAATACAGGGTAGGTGCTACTGCAGTAGGTTTTCAAAAAGTGATGTCACCAATGATTGAGATAACTTCCCAGCAGAAAACGATTGCCGTTCCTGCTATCACCTTAACACCTGCTGCTTCAAAGCTGAATGATGTGAAGGTTACAACCAATCGGCCAATGATAGAGCAACGCATTGACAGGACGATTATAAATGTAGAAGCTGCTATTACCAATGCCGGCTCATCAGCTTTTGAAGTATTGGAAAAGGCGCCAGGTGTAAGTATAGACCGGGAAGGGAACATTAGCCTGAAAGGTAAAGAAGGTGTACTGGTGATGGTAGATGGCAGGCCAACTGAAATGGCTGCTGCAGACCTTGCCAATATGCTTCGCAATATGAATGCATCGCAGTTAGATCAAATAGAAATTATGACCAATCCGCCGGCACGCTATGATGCTGCCGGTAATGCAGGTATCATCAATATCAAGACAAAGAAGATTGTTACTGCTGGTTATAATGGAACCGGTTCAGTAAACTATATGCAGGGCAGGTATCCTAAAGCAAATACAGGTTTCAATTTTAATTACAGGGAGCAAAAGGTAAATGTGTTTGCCAACTTTGGCCATAACTATCGCAAGAGCTACGAGGATAATACCATACGCCGCAATATTCGCAACAGCAGTAACAACATTATAAATTTCTTCGACCTGGAGGCTAACAAAATAACGGAAGCCAATGGCTTTAGCAGCAAGGTTGGTATTGACTTTTTCGTGGATAAAAAAACAACCGTAGGATTGGCTGTTAACGGTGCGACCAATCATAACACGTTAAGCAACTTCAACAACACAAACATATATACAGCCTCGAAGGAACTGGAAAGTATTACCACTGCAAGTGGAGCTAATACCAACAACTGGAACAGGATCAGCACCAACCTTTTTTTCAGAAGAGTGCTGAATAAGAAAGGCAGCGAAATAAGCGGCGATGTTGATTTTATTGATCACCGCTCAAAGTTTAGTATGGACATGGTGAACAACTACCCGTATAACAATGGCAGTGGACAGACAACGGCCGACACACTGTTGGGTAACCTACCACAAAATGTACAAGTGTATAGTGGAAGGATTGACTACTCATTGCCTTTTGGTAAAAATTCAAAATTGGAGGCTGGCGCAAAGAGCAGTATAGTTCGTACAGATAATAATGCGCAGTATGATAGCCTGCAGAATGGAGCATTGTTGCGTGATATCAACCGCAGTAATCATTTCATTTACCAGGAGAACATCAATGCTGCTTATGTAAATGTGGTACAGCCAATCAGCAAAAAACTAAATGCGCAGCTAGGTTTGCGCCTGGAGAACACCAATGCCACCGGCAGGCAATTAACTACCGGTAAAGATTTTGACAGGCATTATACGCAACTGTTTCCAACCGCTTACCTGCAGTACAAGCTAAACGACAAACACACACTGGCAGCAAACCTTGGCAGGAGAGTGCAGCGTCCGAACTATCAAAGCCTGAACCCGTTTATCCGCTTCATAGATCGTTACACATATAGTGAAGGCAATCCCAATCTAAGACCATCCGTAAGTAATAATGTGGAGTTCACCCATATGTTTAAGAATATGTTTACCACCACCCTTAACTATACCGCAACCAATGATATCATTAACTCGGTATTAGAACAACAGGGCAGGGAAGTTTACCACCGGCCTACTAATATCGCATCGCTAAGGCAGGTAGGCATTGCAGTAAATGCGAACAACAATATCACAAAATGGTGGAGCAGCAATATCATGGTCAATGCTTTTTATAACCGTTATAAGGGTGTGGTGAATAATAATGCTGTTGACCTATCGGCAACTAGTTGCATTTTGATGGCCATGCAACAGTTCAAGCTTAGCAAAACGGTTTCGGCAGAACTAAGTGGCAGGTATCGCACTGGCTGGCTGGAAGGAATATTTGAAGCACAACCGCTAGGTATAGTATGGGCAGGAGTAAGCAAGCAGGTGATGAAAAACCAGGGAACCGTTCGCCTGACTGTTCGTGATATCTTCCATTCACAAGTATTTAAAGGAACAGCCAGGTATAGCAATGTTGACGTGTTCATGCAGGAAGTGAACGATACAAGGATGGTGATGCTCGGCTTTACTTATCGCTTTAGCAAAGGAAAAAAAGTTGCACCCGTTAAACGAACTGCAGGCAGTGCCAATGAAGAGGAGGGAAGAATAGAACAATAA
- a CDS encoding GNAT family N-acetyltransferase has protein sequence MNIREAVSADIPQMQVIRNSVKENILSDPSLVTEKDYEEFMNNRGKGWVCEIDEKIVGFAIADLREQNIWALFIDPAFEKHGIGRRLHDTMLDWYFSQEQHIVWLGTTPKTRAEAFYRKAGWQEKGTHGKDEIRFEMTHERWKRMKTGDHNS, from the coding sequence ATGAATATAAGAGAAGCCGTTTCGGCAGACATTCCGCAAATGCAGGTAATCAGGAATTCGGTAAAGGAAAATATTCTTTCCGATCCAAGCCTGGTTACAGAAAAAGACTATGAAGAATTCATGAACAACAGGGGCAAGGGGTGGGTGTGCGAGATTGATGAAAAGATTGTAGGATTTGCCATTGCGGATCTACGGGAACAAAATATTTGGGCGCTTTTTATTGACCCGGCCTTTGAAAAGCACGGCATTGGACGGCGCCTCCACGACACCATGCTAGACTGGTATTTCAGCCAGGAGCAACATATTGTATGGCTGGGCACTACTCCAAAAACCAGGGCTGAAGCTTTTTACCGGAAGGCCGGGTGGCAGGAAAAAGGAACACATGGAAAAGACGAAATAAGGTTTGAGATGACACACGAAAGATGGAAAAGAATGAAAACCGGTGACCATAATAGTTGA